One SAR324 cluster bacterium DNA window includes the following coding sequences:
- a CDS encoding transcriptional repressor: MATELADLLRQHDVQVTVQRIAVLRAVSGQPHITADGVAEVVRAELGVISKQAVYDALGILVERRLVRRIQPAGSPARYEDRVGDNHHHLVCRSCNHMVDI, translated from the coding sequence TTGGCTACTGAACTGGCAGATCTACTCCGTCAACATGATGTTCAGGTGACTGTTCAACGCATCGCTGTCCTACGAGCGGTGTCAGGCCAGCCTCACATCACGGCAGATGGTGTTGCTGAGGTAGTCAGAGCAGAATTGGGTGTCATTTCCAAACAGGCTGTGTACGATGCTTTAGGTATCTTGGTCGAACGAAGATTGGTTCGGCGTATCCAACCTGCTGGATCTCCAGCCCGCTACGAAGATCGTGTGGGCGACAATCACCATCACCTAGTTTGCCGATCCTGCAACCACATGGTCGATATCGA